From Pagrus major chromosome 9, Pma_NU_1.0, the proteins below share one genomic window:
- the akap17a gene encoding A-kinase anchor protein 17A isoform X2 yields the protein MASATMTTIVHDTTEAVCLSSEYNLYLKPIAKMTISVALPQLKLPGKSISNWEVMERVKAMVAPEQFSALRISKSTMDFIRFEGEVENKTVVKSLLSRLDGKSIKLSGFTDVLKVRAVENKVDFPTRHDWDSFFRDAKDMNETVPGERPDTIHLEGLPCRWFSQKDSQFPDRPSEEVLIAVFQTFGKVRNVDIPMLDPYREEMLDKNFNTFSFGGHLNFEAYVQYQEYCGFTKAMDTLRSMKLMLKGDDGKAVACNIKVAFDTSKHLSESALKRRSMERLKLQELERQREEQKRREKEEEERRKEEERKLKEQEEEEKERRKEERIRKREQKLREREERRNLKKVRRQQEEEQKKLQMKIAMEERRLLLAQRNLESIRLIAELLARAKAVKQQQQEKEKAEREEREKQEQSRQKEELARLQQLEACRRKQEEELRRVEVEKERALELQRREKELRERLLCNLLKKGSSKASRPPATEEQAGPGEEASDPGGNDVMLGVLGRVNGVKVVESKEKQVSKSSMHSQSLGKNRAGEERKGGEDRKKDREGRREEGARSRHSRERARDRERSHRERSSYSHGRRRRSHSHSRRRRSSSHRRRSSSRHRRSSSHHSRRRRSHCSRSTSSSRERSRSSSGRSYSRGRSHRYSHRRYSRGSSRSSNRSRDRRSHSHYSRRCRRHSNSRDRSHSRRR from the exons ATGGCTTCAGCAACAATGACCACCATTGTCCATGACACTACAGAGGCAGTGTGCCTCTCCTCTGAGTACAACCTGTACCTCAAGCCCATTGCCAAAATGACCATCAGTGTGGCTCTGCCCCAGCTCAAGCTCCCGGGCAAGAGCATCTCCAACTGGGAGGTGATGGAGAGGGTAAAGGCCATGGTTGCTCCGGAGCAGTTTTCAGCCCTGCGAATTTCCAAGAGCACCATGGACTTCATCCGCTTTGAGGGCGAGGTGGAAAACAAGACGGTGGTCAAGAGCCTGCTGAGCCGTCTGGATGGGAAGAGCATCAAACTTAGTGGATTTACCGATGTACTTAAG GTTCGTGCAGTAGAGAACAAGGTGGACTTCCCTACACGTCACGACTGGGACTCTTTCTTCCGCGATGCGAAGGACATGAATGAGACTGTGCCGGGAGAGAGGCCTGACACCATCCACCTGGAGGGACTTCCCTGCCGCTGGTTTAGCCAGAAGGACAGCCAGTTCCCAGACCGGCCCTCTGAAGAGGTCCTTATTGCGGTCTTCCAGACATTTGGCAAG GTGCGAAATGTTGACATCCCCATGCTGGACCCGTACCGGGAGGAGATGCTGGACAAGAACTTCAACACATTCAGTTTTGGGGGTCATCTGAACTTTGAGGCTTATGTCCAGTACCAGGAGTACTGTGGCTTCACCAAGGCAATGGACACTCTGCGCAGCATGAAGCTGATGTTGAAAGGAGACGATGGAAAGGCAGTGGCCTGCAACATCAAG GTGGCCTTTGACACCAGCAAACACCTGAGCGAGTCAGCCCTGAAAAGGAGGAGCATGGAGAGGCTGAAGTTACAGGAgctggagaggcagagagaggagcagaaacgacgggagaaggaagaggaggagcgacgtaaggaggaggagag GAAACtgaaggagcaggaagaggaggagaaggagaggaggaaggaagagaggatcCGGAAGCGAGAACAAAAGTTgcgggagagagaggagaggaggaaccTGAAGAAAGTGAGGCGAcagcaggaagaggagcagaagaagctGCAGATGAAGATCGccatggaggagaggaggctgctgctggctcAGCGCAACCTGGAATCGATTCGGCTCATCGCGGAGCTGCTGGCTAGAGCCAAG GCCgttaagcagcagcagcaagaaaaagagaaggCAGAACGGGAGGAGCGTGAAAAGCAGGAGCAGTCTCGGCAGAAGGAGGAACTGGCTCGACTTCAGCAGCTGGAGGCCTGCCGACgcaagcaggaggaggaactccggagggtggaggtggagaaggagcGTGCACTGGAGCTCCAGCGTCGAGAGAAGGAGCTAAGGGAGAGACTGCTTTGTAACCTGTTGAAGAAGGGCAGCAGTAAGGCTTCAAGACCTCCAGCCACAGAGGAGCAGGCTGGTCCTGGTGAGGAGGCCTCTGATCCCGGTGGCAATGATGTGATGTTGGGGGTCCTGGGCCGGGTGAATGGAGTCAAAGTCGTTGAGAGCAAAGAGAAGCAGGTGTCCAAATCCAGCATGCACTCCCAAAGTTTGGGGAaaaacagagcaggagaggagaggaagggaggggaggacAGGAAGAAGGAccgggagggaaggagggaagagggGGCGAGGAGCAGGCACAGCAGGGAGCGAGCAAGGGACCGGGAACGCTCccacagagagaggagctcctaTAGCCACGGGAGGAGGAGGCGCTCCCACAGccacagcaggaggagaaggagctctAGCCACCGCAGGAGGAGCTCCAGTCGTCACAGGCGTAGCTCCAGTCACCACAGCAGAAGGAGGCGCAGCCACTGCAGCAGGAGTACGAGCTCCAGCCGGGAGAGGAGCCGGAGCAGCAGCGGGAGGAGCTACAGCAGGGGGAGGAGCCACAGGTACAGTCACCGTAGGTACAGCAGAGGCAGCTCCAGGAGCAGCAacaggagcagagacaggaggagtcACAGTCATTACAGCCGGAGGTGCAGGAGACACAGCAACAGTAGAGACAGGAGTCACTCCAGACGACGCTGA
- the akap17a gene encoding A-kinase anchor protein 17A isoform X1, which yields MASATMTTIVHDTTEAVCLSSEYNLYLKPIAKMTISVALPQLKLPGKSISNWEVMERVKAMVAPEQFSALRISKSTMDFIRFEGEVENKTVVKSLLSRLDGKSIKLSGFTDVLKVRAVENKVDFPTRHDWDSFFRDAKDMNETVPGERPDTIHLEGLPCRWFSQKDSQFPDRPSEEVLIAVFQTFGKVRNVDIPMLDPYREEMLDKNFNTFSFGGHLNFEAYVQYQEYCGFTKAMDTLRSMKLMLKGDDGKAVACNIKVAFDTSKHLSESALKRRSMERLKLQELERQREEQKRREKEEEERRKEEERKLKEQEEEEKERRKEERIRKREQKLREREERRNLKKVRRQQEEEQKKLQMKIAMEERRLLLAQRNLESIRLIAELLARAKVSHVWRKLVVNHEANQNQRALNNIATTRCTYKAVKQQQQEKEKAEREEREKQEQSRQKEELARLQQLEACRRKQEEELRRVEVEKERALELQRREKELRERLLCNLLKKGSSKASRPPATEEQAGPGEEASDPGGNDVMLGVLGRVNGVKVVESKEKQVSKSSMHSQSLGKNRAGEERKGGEDRKKDREGRREEGARSRHSRERARDRERSHRERSSYSHGRRRRSHSHSRRRRSSSHRRRSSSRHRRSSSHHSRRRRSHCSRSTSSSRERSRSSSGRSYSRGRSHRYSHRRYSRGSSRSSNRSRDRRSHSHYSRRCRRHSNSRDRSHSRRR from the exons ATGGCTTCAGCAACAATGACCACCATTGTCCATGACACTACAGAGGCAGTGTGCCTCTCCTCTGAGTACAACCTGTACCTCAAGCCCATTGCCAAAATGACCATCAGTGTGGCTCTGCCCCAGCTCAAGCTCCCGGGCAAGAGCATCTCCAACTGGGAGGTGATGGAGAGGGTAAAGGCCATGGTTGCTCCGGAGCAGTTTTCAGCCCTGCGAATTTCCAAGAGCACCATGGACTTCATCCGCTTTGAGGGCGAGGTGGAAAACAAGACGGTGGTCAAGAGCCTGCTGAGCCGTCTGGATGGGAAGAGCATCAAACTTAGTGGATTTACCGATGTACTTAAG GTTCGTGCAGTAGAGAACAAGGTGGACTTCCCTACACGTCACGACTGGGACTCTTTCTTCCGCGATGCGAAGGACATGAATGAGACTGTGCCGGGAGAGAGGCCTGACACCATCCACCTGGAGGGACTTCCCTGCCGCTGGTTTAGCCAGAAGGACAGCCAGTTCCCAGACCGGCCCTCTGAAGAGGTCCTTATTGCGGTCTTCCAGACATTTGGCAAG GTGCGAAATGTTGACATCCCCATGCTGGACCCGTACCGGGAGGAGATGCTGGACAAGAACTTCAACACATTCAGTTTTGGGGGTCATCTGAACTTTGAGGCTTATGTCCAGTACCAGGAGTACTGTGGCTTCACCAAGGCAATGGACACTCTGCGCAGCATGAAGCTGATGTTGAAAGGAGACGATGGAAAGGCAGTGGCCTGCAACATCAAG GTGGCCTTTGACACCAGCAAACACCTGAGCGAGTCAGCCCTGAAAAGGAGGAGCATGGAGAGGCTGAAGTTACAGGAgctggagaggcagagagaggagcagaaacgacgggagaaggaagaggaggagcgacgtaaggaggaggagag GAAACtgaaggagcaggaagaggaggagaaggagaggaggaaggaagagaggatcCGGAAGCGAGAACAAAAGTTgcgggagagagaggagaggaggaaccTGAAGAAAGTGAGGCGAcagcaggaagaggagcagaagaagctGCAGATGAAGATCGccatggaggagaggaggctgctgctggctcAGCGCAACCTGGAATCGATTCGGCTCATCGCGGAGCTGCTGGCTAGAGCCAAG GTGAGCCacgtgtggaggaagcttgttgttaatCATGAAGCCAATCAAAACCAACGTGCACTGAACAACAtcgcaacaaccaggtgcacttacaag GCCgttaagcagcagcagcaagaaaaagagaaggCAGAACGGGAGGAGCGTGAAAAGCAGGAGCAGTCTCGGCAGAAGGAGGAACTGGCTCGACTTCAGCAGCTGGAGGCCTGCCGACgcaagcaggaggaggaactccggagggtggaggtggagaaggagcGTGCACTGGAGCTCCAGCGTCGAGAGAAGGAGCTAAGGGAGAGACTGCTTTGTAACCTGTTGAAGAAGGGCAGCAGTAAGGCTTCAAGACCTCCAGCCACAGAGGAGCAGGCTGGTCCTGGTGAGGAGGCCTCTGATCCCGGTGGCAATGATGTGATGTTGGGGGTCCTGGGCCGGGTGAATGGAGTCAAAGTCGTTGAGAGCAAAGAGAAGCAGGTGTCCAAATCCAGCATGCACTCCCAAAGTTTGGGGAaaaacagagcaggagaggagaggaagggaggggaggacAGGAAGAAGGAccgggagggaaggagggaagagggGGCGAGGAGCAGGCACAGCAGGGAGCGAGCAAGGGACCGGGAACGCTCccacagagagaggagctcctaTAGCCACGGGAGGAGGAGGCGCTCCCACAGccacagcaggaggagaaggagctctAGCCACCGCAGGAGGAGCTCCAGTCGTCACAGGCGTAGCTCCAGTCACCACAGCAGAAGGAGGCGCAGCCACTGCAGCAGGAGTACGAGCTCCAGCCGGGAGAGGAGCCGGAGCAGCAGCGGGAGGAGCTACAGCAGGGGGAGGAGCCACAGGTACAGTCACCGTAGGTACAGCAGAGGCAGCTCCAGGAGCAGCAacaggagcagagacaggaggagtcACAGTCATTACAGCCGGAGGTGCAGGAGACACAGCAACAGTAGAGACAGGAGTCACTCCAGACGACGCTGA